The Schizosaccharomyces pombe strain 972h- genome assembly, chromosome: I genome contains a region encoding:
- a CDS encoding GTPase Rbg1, translating into MATTAQKIKEVEDEMAKTQKNKATAKHLGMLKAKLAKLKRELITPTGGGGGGGLGFDVARTGIGTVGFIGFPSVGKSTLMTQLTGTRSEAAAYEFTTLTTVPGVLQYNGAKIQILDLPGIIEGAKDGRGRGKQVITVARTCNLIFIVLDVLKPMSHKRIIEEELEGFGIRLNKEPPNIVFKKKERGGINITNTVPLTHIDLDEIRAVCSEYRVNSADIAFRCDATIDDLIDVLEGNRVYIPALYVLNKIDSISIEELDLIDRIPNAVPICGNRGWNIDELKETMWDYLNLVRVYTRPRGLEPDYSEPVILRTGHSTVEDFCNNIHSSIKSQFKHAYVWGKSVPYPGMRVGLSHVLLDEDVVTIVKK; encoded by the exons atggcGACTACGGcgcaaaaaataaaagaagttgaagatgaaatggccaaaacccaaaaaaataaagctaCGGCTAAGCACTTGGGAATGTTAAAGGCCAAGCTTGCAAAATTGAAACGTGAATTGATCACCCCTACCGGTGGAGGAGGTGGTGGAGGGC TTGGTTTCGATGTTGCTCGTACCGGTATTGGTACTGTAGGTTTCATTGGATTTCCCTCCGTCGGTAAAAGTACACTCATGACTCAGCTTACAGGAACGAGAAGTGAAGCCGCTGCATATGAATTTACAACTTTAACAACGGTTCCGGGTGTTTTGCAATACAATGGTgcaaaaattcaaattttggatttgCCTGGTATTATCGAGGGTGCCAAAGATGGTCGTGGTCGTGGTAAACAAGTTATTACTGTTGCACGTACTTGCAAccttatatttattgttttggATGTATTGAAACCAATGTCTCATAAGCGTATTATTGAAGAGGAATTGGAAGGATTTGGTATAAGATTAAATAAGGAACCCCCCAACATTgtattcaaaaagaaagaacgTGGTGGTATCAATATCACCAATACTGTCCCCTTGACTCATATTGATTTGGACGAAATTCGTGCTGTTTGCAGCGAATATCGTGTTAACTCTGCTGACATTGCTTTTCGTTGTGATGCCACCATTGATGATTTGATTGATGTCTTGGAAGGAAATCGCGTTTATATCCCGGCACTTTACgtgttaaataaaattgattcaATTTCTATTGAAGAACTTGATTTGATTGATCGTATTCCTAACGCCGTACCCATTTGTGGTAACAGGGGTTGGAACATTGACGAACTTAAAGAAACGATGTGGGACTATTTGAATTTGGTTAGAGTCTATACACGCCCTAGAGGTCTTGAACCTGATTACAGCGAACCTGTTATCCTTCGTACTGGCCATTCTACTGTCGAGGATTTT TGTAACAATATTCATTCAAGTATCAAATCCCAGTTTAAACATGCTTATGTTTGGGGAAAAAGCGTTCCTTATCCTGGCATGCGTGTTGGTTTATCTCATGTACTGTTGGATGAGGATGTAGTGACGattgtcaaaaaataa
- a CDS encoding steroid reductase — translation MFYSDYLKLLKIFVVGVFPCTLFVNAPHGKLAKQSKLFSKGYISGRVGWVLMELVAPLTFLYAIRNNRHFESTLPSLGDGSNRDYLDSCRKVLAGMFLVHYANRALVSPLLMAPQVSPMHWTVFVSAVLFNFLNGMSIGLYLVQASVQHHPVSIIRRYIGMFLWLMGWLGNMYHDNILYDLRRSSNKKKDPDNLDTVQSENSYYRIPYGGLFQYVSCPNYFCEWIEWFGCYLAAGPSAEPFWWFFLSEILLMLPRALKAHQWYCKKFPKYPANRRAIIPFLM, via the coding sequence atgtTTTATTCAGACTACCTGAAACTGTTGAAAATATTCGTTGTCGGAGTGTTCCCATGCACTCTGTTTGTAAATGCGCCGCATGGCAAATTAGCCAAGCAAAGCAAATTATTCAGCAAAGGATACATATCGGGTAGAGTGGGATGGGTATTGATGGAGCTGGTAGCACCACTGACGTTCCTTTATGCAATTCGTAACAATCGACACTTCGAGTCGACGCTGCCCTCTCTTGGAGATGGGTCGAACCGAGATTATCTGGATAGCTGTCGAAAGGTACTTGCTGGTATGTTTTTAGTTCATTACGCCAACCGAGCGCTAGTGAGTCCTCTTTTGATGGCACCACAAGTTTCACCCATGCATTGGACGGTGTTTGTTTCTGCGGTATTGTTTAACTTTTTGAACGGTATGTCAATAGGTCTGTACTTGGTTCAAGCTAGCGTCCAGCATCATCCAGTGTCTATCATTCGTCGATACATTGGTATGTTTCTTTGGTTAATGGGTTGGTTGGGAAATATGTATCACGACAACATCTTATACGACCTAAGAAGATcatctaataaaaaaaaggatccCGATAATCTTGACACCGTACAATCTGAGAATTCGTATTATCGAATTCCCTATGGAGGGCTTTTCCAGTATGTTTCGTGTCCCAATTACTTTTGCGAATGGATTGAATGGTTTGGATGCTACTTGGCAGCCGGTCCTTCTGCCGAACCTTTTTGGTGGTTCTTCCTGTCAGAGATTCTGTTGATGCTTCCAAGAGCATTAAAAGCCCATCAATGGTACTGTAAAAAGTTTCCGAAGTATCCAGCAAACCGTCGTGCCATCATCCCATTCTTAATGTAG
- the met26 gene encoding homocysteine methyltransferase Met26, with product MVKSAVLGFPRIGKNRELKKATEAYWSGKTSAEELLATAKQLRLEHWKLQKAQGVDIIPSNDFSLYDQIMDHSFSFNVIPPRYRLSGLSSLDTYFAMGRGMQRAATADKAAVDVPAGEMVKWFDSNYHFLRPEVSEETDFKLSSTKALDEFLEAKEAGIITRPVLVGPVTYLFIAKAAKGSSIKPIELLPKLLPVYVELIKKLTEAGAEYIQIDEPILTLDLPQEILASYKEAYETLGKIGKLILTTYFGSLQSNADVLKGLPIAGVHVDVVRAPENLDRALAVLGENQIISVGVVSGRNIWKTDFQKATAIIEKAISAVGSERVQVASSSSILHIPHSLSGEDQINPEIKRWFAFAVEKCAELAILTKAANDGPASVRAELEANAADCKARAESPITNVEAVRERQSKVTPQMHERKSPFETRYAKQQASLKLPLFPTTTIGSFPQTKEIRVTRNRFAKGLISQEEYDAFIRKEISDVVKFQEEVGLDVLVHGEPERNDMVQYFGERMEGFVFTVNGWVQSYGSRCVRPPIIVGDVYRPAPMTVKESQYAQSITSKPMKGMLTAPITILRWSFPRDDVHDSVQAQQIALGLRDEVLDLEKAGIKVIQCDEPALREGLPLRRAEWDEYLKWAIDAFRLATAAVQDDTQIHSHFCYSDFNDIFDAIQRLDADVVSIENSKSDMKLLNVLSRYTSCIGPGLFDIHSPRVPPVSEFKERIDAIVKHVPKDHLWLNPDCGLKTRGWPETTADLKNMIAAAREAREQYA from the coding sequence ATGGTTAAATCTGCTGTTTTGGGGTTCCCTCGTATCGGTAAGAACCGTGAGTTGAAGAAGGCCACCGAGGCTTACTGGTCTGGAAAGACCAGCGCCGAGGAATTGCTTGCTACTGCCAAGCAATTGCGTTTGGAGCACTGGAAGCTTCAAAAGGCCCAAGGTGTTGACATTATCCCTTCCAATGATTTCTCATTGTATGATCAAATCATGGATCactctttctctttcaatGTTATCCCCCCCAGATACCGCCTCTCCGGTTTGTCTTCTTTGGATACTTACTTTGCCATGGGCCGTGGTATGCAACGTGCTGCTACTGCCGATAAGGCTGCCGTTGATGTCCCCGCCGGTGAGATGGTCAAGTGGTTTGACAGCAACTACCATTTCTTGCGTCCCGAGGTTTCTGAGGAGACTGACTTCAAGTTGAGCTCTACTAAGGCTCTCGACGAGTTCCTTGAGGCTAAGGAAGCTGGTATCATCACTCGCCCTGTTCTTGTTGGTCCCGTTACCTACTTGTTCATTGCTAAGGCCGCCAAGGGTTCTAGCATTAAGCCTATTGAACTCTTGCCCAAGCTTTTACCCGTTTATGTTGAGCTTATCAAGAAGCTTACTGAGGCTGGTGCAGAGTACATCCAAATTGATGAGCCTATCCTTACTCTTGACTTGCCCCAAGAGATCCTTGCTAGCTACAAGGAAGCTTATGAGACTCTTGGTAAGATCGGTAAGCTCATTTTGACCACCTACTTCGGCTCTCTTCAAAGCAATGCCGATGTTTTGAAGGGTCTCCCTATTGCTGGTGTCCACGTTGATGTCGTTCGTGCTCCTGAGAACTTGGACCGTGCTCTTGCCGTTCTCGGTGAGAACCAAATCATCTCTGTTGGTGTCGTTTCCGGAAGAAACATCTGGAAGACTGATTTCCAAAAGGCCACTGCCATCATTGAGAAGGCTATTAGCGCTGTCGGCAGTGAGCGTGTGCAAGTTGCTTCTTCCTCCAGCATTCTTCACATTCCTCACTCCCTTTCTGGCGAAGACCAAATTAATCCTGAAATTAAGCGTTGGTTCGCCTTTGCTGTTGAAAAGTGTGCTGAATTAGCTATTCTTACTAAGGCTGCTAATGACGGCCCTGCCTCCGTTCGTGCTGAACTCGAGGCCAACGCTGCTGACTGCAAAGCTCGTGCTGAGTCTCCCATCACCAATGTTGAGGCCGTTCGTGAACGTCAAAGCAAGGTTACTCCCCAAATGCATGAACGTAAGAGTCCCTTTGAGACCCGTTATGCCAAGCAACAAGCTTCCCTTAAGCTTCCTCTTTTCCCTACCACCACTATTGGCTCTTTTCCTCAAACCAAGGAAATTCGTGTAACCAGAAACAGATTCGCTAAGGGTCTCATTTCTCAAGAGGAATATGATGCCTTCATCCGTAAGGAGATTTCTGATGTTGTCAAATTCCAAGAGGAAGTTGGTCTTGACGTTCTGGTTCACGGTGAACCCGAGCGTAACGATATGGTTCAATACTTTGGTGAAAGAATGGAGGGCTTTGTCTTTACTGTCAACGGTTGGGTCCAATCTTATGGTTCCCGTTGTGTCCGTCCTCCTATCATTGTCGGTGATGTTTATCGTCCCGCCCCTATGACCGTTAAGGAGTCTCAATATGCTCAATCCATTACTTCTAAGCCTATGAAGGGTATGTTGACTGCTCCCATCACTATTCTTAGATGGTCTTTCCCTCGTGACGATGTTCATGACTCTGTCCAAGCTCAACAAATTGCTCTTGGTCTCAGAGATGAGGTCCTTGATCTTGAAAAGGCTGGTATTAAAGTCATTCAATGTGATGAGCCTGCCTTACGTGAAGGTCTTCCTCTTCGTCGTGCCGAGTGGGATGAGTATCTCAAATGGGCTATCGATGCTTTCCGTTTGGCTACTGCTGCTGTTCAAGATGACACTCAAATTCACTCCCATTTCTGTTATTCTGACTTCAATGACATTTTCGATGCCATTCAACGTTTGGATGCTGACGTTGTTTCCATTGAGAACTCCAAGTCTGACATGAAGTTGTTGAATGTTCTTAGCCGCTATACCTCTTGCATCGGTCCCGGTCTTTTCGATATCCACTCTCCTCGTGTTCCTCCTGTTTCCGAGTTCAAGGAGCGTATTGATGCTATTGTCAAGCATGTTCCTAAGGATCATCTCTGGCTCAACCCTGACTGTGGTTTGAAGACCCGTGGATGGCCTGAGACTACTGCTGACTTGAAGAACATGATTGCCGCTGCTCGTGAAGCTCGTGAGCAATACGCTTAA